A stretch of Triticum aestivum cultivar Chinese Spring chromosome 1D, IWGSC CS RefSeq v2.1, whole genome shotgun sequence DNA encodes these proteins:
- the LOC123179885 gene encoding uncharacterized protein isoform X2 — protein MAGAPRDGGEEAGAPPLPPTTGLAKYISLGTVPPAGEPRHARHAELRRALQAGDPPEELRRVRDSVAESSGKARDKVRSLEDAIQKIEKYKNVVTRRRQRSDAGAAKTGAPPAVSVIGAVARAGAQGYNNSSLGAISKRMRSSMTDGRLEGRGSVPTRQGPLANSAKTSPLEKEKTCARTSVTVSELSEDKSQDSPKVKRKRSLGTMLSRSNDADRDVKPVGQSRPANEARPRSSDGLAFRHGASAGAVAGSKMDSSFQQNNIGSRILSKIDVDYTSLPNERRIRHAGPGKERAMIKGNKVHTSDTNLSPSPKTKACRSPRTSSLVMPPFQRSAGVSDECEETPCSNKASPLRSMTNRKRSGGLTPSNASTPPIAWVGQRPQKMSRTRRANVVSPVSNLDEALSDGSPLDTAARSASIESCGVLLPKNVTGSNSQKVAKIDNISSPVGLFESGRLAATEGNAKEKVKNSGDIENEEATAVHNAAGSIVSSNRAPSKEKPEHGGVLRHGRSGRGSMNLKGCSSISEANLDATGTRKPLKCGRAGEENNESKVGHSMMTKPSDCKTSPSHEQTLNCKPTVIPAEPDGDLEELLAAANAARSAIIGAYSGPFWKEMEPMLTFISSENLAFLEHQIDLVEELEMNMSYGGHNVIASTDYIKPQTMEEISSQVLAASNSSLSSELSKTSGVRTKGPVRSCIPGEENHINGTQNVEPNEWFHEMAPMAHRLLSALIMEDNFSGSSDVQRDIFVDISDSHIPCTAHRYLTNEVQVSDITYNSGLSVDFAHSSNSSVVNQSLCDGYTASSNFMSSSNQTSIHCESLSDGFNGAVHPEYGHLHDLIPQISLQCGNSRKNISIPPHEYQYMQMSMDDKILIELESIGICLETVPNLDDEGDEDINKMISELRRRLHDQLKEKKYGLHKLDKAIQDTKSIEERSLEQHALNKLVESAYSKLQGTRAGSRQKAVVSRTEKELAFSSAFARRTLARCQRFEGTKRSCFRKPSLWSVLSAPFPISDPKSTEGVTTRSKKGKRERDRTREASAKGSGGRSGRRSSGSGRSGDRRNKTKSKQKLVQLSASGDVLGRAAEPSPAPSAQERPGPSTGTSGAATIARQPGAGPGNATQRSTHPVMPASLPGIDEDMLDVPVGLDVQEGGDFSSWFPDGLDDSLPQDCDFSGVLEVPDDDLTQLGFM, from the exons ATGGCCGGCGCGCCCCGCgatggcggcgaggaggcgggggcTCCCCCTCTCCCTCCGACCACTGGTCTCGCGAAGTACATCTCGCTGGGCACGGTCCCCCCGGCGGGGGAGCCCAGGCACGCGCGCCACGCCGAGCTGCGGCGGGCGCTCCAGGCGGGCGACCcgccggaggagctccggcgggtTCGCGACAGCGTCGCCGAGTCCTCCGGCAAGGCCAG GGACAAGGTGCGGTCGCTGGAGGACGCGATCCAGAAGATCGAAAAGTACAAGAACGTCGTCACGCGCAGGCGGCAGAGGAGCGATGCCGGGGCCGCCAAGACAGGGGCGCCACCTGCGGTCTCTGTTATTGGCGCGGTGGCGAGAGCCGGTGCTCAGGGCTACAACAACAGCTCCCTGGGGGCAATTAGCAAGCGTATGCGGTCCTCGATGACGGACGGACGG ttgGAAGGACGAGGTAGTGTTCCAACAAGGCAAGGTCCTCTAGCTAATAGTGCTAAAACCTCACCACTGGAGAAGGAAAAAACTTGTGCAAGAACATCTGTTACAGTATCGGAGTTGTCTGAGGACAAATCACAGGACTCACCTAAAGTAAAACGCAAGCGCTCTCTGGGAACAATGCTCAGTAGAAGCAATGATGCTGATCGCGATGTTAAACCTGTGGGTCAAAGCAGGCCAGCCAACGAAGCACGCCCGCGGTCTAGTGATGGTCTTGCATTCAG ACATGGAGCTTCTGCCGGAGCAGTAGCAGGTAGCAAGATGGATAGCAGTTTTCAGCAGAATAACATTGGGTCACGTATTCTATCCAAGATTGATGTTGATTATACCAGTCTACCAAATGAAAGAAGAATCCGGCATGCTGGACCTGGAAAGGAGCGtgctatgataaaaggaaacaa GGTACATACTTCTGATACAAACTTAAGTCCCTCGCCCAAGACTAAAGCATGCAGGTCACCAAGAACAAGTTCACTTGTCATGCCCCCCTTCCAACGTTCAGCTGGTGTAAGCGATGAATGTGAAGAAACACCCTGCTCAAATAAAGCCTCACCTTTGAGAAGCATGACAAACCGCAAACGTTCAGGTGGTTTGACACCTTCAAATGCGTCCACACCTCCGATTGCTTGGGTTGGTCAGCGCCCACAGAAAATGTCACGGACAAGGAGAGCGAATGTAGTGTCTCCAGTCTCAAATTTAGATGAAGCCTTATCTGATGGATCTCCACTTGATACTGCTGCTAGGTCAGCATCTATTGAGTCATGCGGTGTTTTGCTTCCAAAAAATGTTACTGGCAGTAATTCACAAAAGGTAGCCAAGATTGATAACATCTCATCTCCTGTTGGGTTGTTTGAAAGTGGGCGGCTCGCTGCTACCGAAGGCAACGCTAAGGAGAAAGTTAAGAATAGTGGTGATATTGAGAATGAGGAGGCAACTGCAGTTCACAATGCAGCAGGATCAATTGTTTCATCAAATAGGGCACCTTCCAAAGAAAAACCTGAACATGGAGGTGTTCTTCGGCATGGGAGGAGCGGAAGAGGTTCTATGAACTTAAAAGGGTGCTCTTCAATATCAGAAGCAAATTTGGATGCTACAGGAACAAGAAAACCACTAAAATGTGGAAGAGCTGGAGAAGAAAATAATGAAAG TAAAGTGGGGCACTCCATGATGACTAAACCTTCTGACTGCAAAACTTCACCCAGTCACGAACAGACTCTGAATTGCAAGCCTACAGTTATACCAG CTGAACCAGACGGTGACCTAGAGGAGCTTTTAGCTGCTGCAAATGCTGCTCGCAGTGCTATCA TTGGTGCATATTCTGGACCTTTTTGGAAGGAGATGGAGCCAATGCTAACTTTCATAAGCTCTGAAAATTTAGCTTTCTTAGAGCACCAG ATTGACCTTGTGGAAGAGCTTGAGATGAACATGTCCTATGGTGGACATAATGTCATAGCATCCACCGACTACATCAAACCACAAACAATG GAGGAGATTTCTTCTCAGGTGCTGGCTGCATCTAATTCATCTCTCTCATCTGAGCTAAGCAAAACCAGTGGAGTTAGAACAAAAGGACCTGTCAGAAGTTGTATCCCTGGCGAGGAAAACCACATCAATGGGACACAAAATGTAGAACCCAATGAGTGGTTTCATGAGATGGCCCCGATGGCACACAGACTCCTTTCAGCTTTAATCATGGAAGATAATTTTTCGGGCTCCAGTGATGTGCAAAGAGACATCTTTGTCGATATTTCAGATAGCCATATTCCCTGCACTGCCCACAGATACCTAACTAATGAAGTTCAAGTCAGTGACATAACATATAATTCTGGGTTGAGTGTGGATTTTGCACATTCAAGCAATTCTTCGGTGGTAAATCAGAGCCTGTGCGATGGATACACAGCTTCGAGCAATTTCATGAGCTCCAGTAATCAAACTTCGATCCATTGCGAGAGTTTGTCAGATGGATTCAATGGTGCTGTACACCCAGAATATGGCCATTTGCATGACTTAATACCACAGATTTCACTGCAGTGTGGAAATTCAAGGAAAAATATCTCTATACCTCCACATGAATATCAGTACATGCAGATGTCTATGGATGATAAGATTCTGATTGAGCTGGAAAGTATTGGCATTTGTCTGGAGACAGTG CCAAATCTAGATGATGAAGGGGATGAGGACATCAATAAAATGATTTCAGAGCTGAGGAGAAGGCTACATGATCAG TTGAAGGAAAAGAAATATGGATTGCATAAGTTAGACAAAGCAATTCAAGATACAAAAAGTATCGAGGAGAG GAGCTTAGAGCAACATGCATTGAACAAACTGGTTGAAAGCGCGTACAGTAAACTTCAG GGGACGCGAGCTGGTTCTCGCCAGAAGGCTGTTGTCAGTAGGACTGAAAAAGAACTAGCATTTTCGTCGGCCTTTGCGAGACGCACCCTTGCCCGATGCCAGAGATTCGAGGGAACGAAGAGGAGCTGCTTCAGAAAGCCTTCCCTTTGGAGCGTGCTATCTGCACCCTTCCCAATCAGCGACCCAAAATCCACAGAAG GTGTTACAACAAGATCAAAAAAGGGCAAGAGGGAAAGGGACCGCACCAGAGAAGCATCGGCAAAGGGCTCCGGTGGAAGATCGGGGCGCCGTTCGTCAGGCAGCGGGAGGAGCGGTGACCGCAGAAACAAGACAAAGTCAAAGCAGAAGCTGGTGCAGCTATCAGCATCCGGCGACGTCCTCGGCAGAGCCGCCGAGCCATCTCCAGCACCGTCAGCGCAGGAGCGCCCGGGGCCATCGACAGGCACCTCAGGCGCAGCGACAATCGCTCGGCAACCAGGAGCTGGTCCCGGGAACGCCACCCAGCGATCCACCCATCCCGTGATGCCAGCAAGCCTGCCTGGAATAGACGAAGACATGTTGGACGTCCCGGTGGGTCTCGACGTGCAGGAAGGCGGCGATTTCAGCTCGTGGTTCCCTGATGGTCTTGACGATTCGTTGCCTCAGGACTGCGACTTCTCAGGCGTCCTCGAGGTCCCCGACGACGACCTGACACAGCTCGGGTTCATGTGA
- the LOC123179885 gene encoding uncharacterized protein isoform X1, giving the protein MAGAPRDGGEEAGAPPLPPTTGLAKYISLGTVPPAGEPRHARHAELRRALQAGDPPEELRRVRDSVAESSGKARDKVRSLEDAIQKIEKYKNVVTRRRQRSDAGAAKTGAPPAVSVIGAVARAGAQGYNNSSLGAISKRMRSSMTDGRLEGRGSVPTRQGPLANSAKTSPLEKEKTCARTSVTVSELSEDKSQDSPKVKRKRSLGTMLSRSNDADRDVKPVGQSRPANEARPRSSDGLAFRHGASAGAVAGSKMDSSFQQNNIGSRILSKIDVDYTSLPNERRIRHAGPGKERAMIKGNKVHTSDTNLSPSPKTKACRSPRTSSLVMPPFQRSAGVSDECEETPCSNKASPLRSMTNRKRSGGLTPSNASTPPIAWVGQRPQKMSRTRRANVVSPVSNLDEALSDGSPLDTAARSASIESCGVLLPKNVTGSNSQKVAKIDNISSPVGLFESGRLAATEGNAKEKVKNSGDIENEEATAVHNAAGSIVSSNRAPSKEKPEHGGVLRHGRSGRGSMNLKGCSSISEANLDATGTRKPLKCGRAGEENNESKVGHSMMTKPSDCKTSPSHEQTLNCKPTVIPAEPDGDLEELLAAANAARSAIIGAYSGPFWKEMEPMLTFISSENLAFLEHQIDLVEELEMNMSYGGHNVIASTDYIKPQTMEEISSQVLAASNSSLSSELSKTSGVRTKGPVRSCIPGEENHINGTQNVEPNEWFHEMAPMAHRLLSALIMEDNFSGSSDVQRDIFVDISDSHIPCTAHRYLTNEVQVSDITYNSGLSVDFAHSSNSSVVNQSLCDGYTASSNFMSSSNQTSIHCESLSDGFNGAVHPEYGHLHDLIPQISLQCGNSRKNISIPPHEYQYMQMSMDDKILIELESIGICLETVPNLDDEGDEDINKMISELRRRLHDQLKEKKYGLHKLDKAIQDTKSIEERSLEQHALNKLVESAYSKLQGVEAVEGTRAGSRQKAVVSRTEKELAFSSAFARRTLARCQRFEGTKRSCFRKPSLWSVLSAPFPISDPKSTEGVTTRSKKGKRERDRTREASAKGSGGRSGRRSSGSGRSGDRRNKTKSKQKLVQLSASGDVLGRAAEPSPAPSAQERPGPSTGTSGAATIARQPGAGPGNATQRSTHPVMPASLPGIDEDMLDVPVGLDVQEGGDFSSWFPDGLDDSLPQDCDFSGVLEVPDDDLTQLGFM; this is encoded by the exons ATGGCCGGCGCGCCCCGCgatggcggcgaggaggcgggggcTCCCCCTCTCCCTCCGACCACTGGTCTCGCGAAGTACATCTCGCTGGGCACGGTCCCCCCGGCGGGGGAGCCCAGGCACGCGCGCCACGCCGAGCTGCGGCGGGCGCTCCAGGCGGGCGACCcgccggaggagctccggcgggtTCGCGACAGCGTCGCCGAGTCCTCCGGCAAGGCCAG GGACAAGGTGCGGTCGCTGGAGGACGCGATCCAGAAGATCGAAAAGTACAAGAACGTCGTCACGCGCAGGCGGCAGAGGAGCGATGCCGGGGCCGCCAAGACAGGGGCGCCACCTGCGGTCTCTGTTATTGGCGCGGTGGCGAGAGCCGGTGCTCAGGGCTACAACAACAGCTCCCTGGGGGCAATTAGCAAGCGTATGCGGTCCTCGATGACGGACGGACGG ttgGAAGGACGAGGTAGTGTTCCAACAAGGCAAGGTCCTCTAGCTAATAGTGCTAAAACCTCACCACTGGAGAAGGAAAAAACTTGTGCAAGAACATCTGTTACAGTATCGGAGTTGTCTGAGGACAAATCACAGGACTCACCTAAAGTAAAACGCAAGCGCTCTCTGGGAACAATGCTCAGTAGAAGCAATGATGCTGATCGCGATGTTAAACCTGTGGGTCAAAGCAGGCCAGCCAACGAAGCACGCCCGCGGTCTAGTGATGGTCTTGCATTCAG ACATGGAGCTTCTGCCGGAGCAGTAGCAGGTAGCAAGATGGATAGCAGTTTTCAGCAGAATAACATTGGGTCACGTATTCTATCCAAGATTGATGTTGATTATACCAGTCTACCAAATGAAAGAAGAATCCGGCATGCTGGACCTGGAAAGGAGCGtgctatgataaaaggaaacaa GGTACATACTTCTGATACAAACTTAAGTCCCTCGCCCAAGACTAAAGCATGCAGGTCACCAAGAACAAGTTCACTTGTCATGCCCCCCTTCCAACGTTCAGCTGGTGTAAGCGATGAATGTGAAGAAACACCCTGCTCAAATAAAGCCTCACCTTTGAGAAGCATGACAAACCGCAAACGTTCAGGTGGTTTGACACCTTCAAATGCGTCCACACCTCCGATTGCTTGGGTTGGTCAGCGCCCACAGAAAATGTCACGGACAAGGAGAGCGAATGTAGTGTCTCCAGTCTCAAATTTAGATGAAGCCTTATCTGATGGATCTCCACTTGATACTGCTGCTAGGTCAGCATCTATTGAGTCATGCGGTGTTTTGCTTCCAAAAAATGTTACTGGCAGTAATTCACAAAAGGTAGCCAAGATTGATAACATCTCATCTCCTGTTGGGTTGTTTGAAAGTGGGCGGCTCGCTGCTACCGAAGGCAACGCTAAGGAGAAAGTTAAGAATAGTGGTGATATTGAGAATGAGGAGGCAACTGCAGTTCACAATGCAGCAGGATCAATTGTTTCATCAAATAGGGCACCTTCCAAAGAAAAACCTGAACATGGAGGTGTTCTTCGGCATGGGAGGAGCGGAAGAGGTTCTATGAACTTAAAAGGGTGCTCTTCAATATCAGAAGCAAATTTGGATGCTACAGGAACAAGAAAACCACTAAAATGTGGAAGAGCTGGAGAAGAAAATAATGAAAG TAAAGTGGGGCACTCCATGATGACTAAACCTTCTGACTGCAAAACTTCACCCAGTCACGAACAGACTCTGAATTGCAAGCCTACAGTTATACCAG CTGAACCAGACGGTGACCTAGAGGAGCTTTTAGCTGCTGCAAATGCTGCTCGCAGTGCTATCA TTGGTGCATATTCTGGACCTTTTTGGAAGGAGATGGAGCCAATGCTAACTTTCATAAGCTCTGAAAATTTAGCTTTCTTAGAGCACCAG ATTGACCTTGTGGAAGAGCTTGAGATGAACATGTCCTATGGTGGACATAATGTCATAGCATCCACCGACTACATCAAACCACAAACAATG GAGGAGATTTCTTCTCAGGTGCTGGCTGCATCTAATTCATCTCTCTCATCTGAGCTAAGCAAAACCAGTGGAGTTAGAACAAAAGGACCTGTCAGAAGTTGTATCCCTGGCGAGGAAAACCACATCAATGGGACACAAAATGTAGAACCCAATGAGTGGTTTCATGAGATGGCCCCGATGGCACACAGACTCCTTTCAGCTTTAATCATGGAAGATAATTTTTCGGGCTCCAGTGATGTGCAAAGAGACATCTTTGTCGATATTTCAGATAGCCATATTCCCTGCACTGCCCACAGATACCTAACTAATGAAGTTCAAGTCAGTGACATAACATATAATTCTGGGTTGAGTGTGGATTTTGCACATTCAAGCAATTCTTCGGTGGTAAATCAGAGCCTGTGCGATGGATACACAGCTTCGAGCAATTTCATGAGCTCCAGTAATCAAACTTCGATCCATTGCGAGAGTTTGTCAGATGGATTCAATGGTGCTGTACACCCAGAATATGGCCATTTGCATGACTTAATACCACAGATTTCACTGCAGTGTGGAAATTCAAGGAAAAATATCTCTATACCTCCACATGAATATCAGTACATGCAGATGTCTATGGATGATAAGATTCTGATTGAGCTGGAAAGTATTGGCATTTGTCTGGAGACAGTG CCAAATCTAGATGATGAAGGGGATGAGGACATCAATAAAATGATTTCAGAGCTGAGGAGAAGGCTACATGATCAG TTGAAGGAAAAGAAATATGGATTGCATAAGTTAGACAAAGCAATTCAAGATACAAAAAGTATCGAGGAGAG GAGCTTAGAGCAACATGCATTGAACAAACTGGTTGAAAGCGCGTACAGTAAACTTCAG GGTGTGGAGGCTGTGGAG GGGACGCGAGCTGGTTCTCGCCAGAAGGCTGTTGTCAGTAGGACTGAAAAAGAACTAGCATTTTCGTCGGCCTTTGCGAGACGCACCCTTGCCCGATGCCAGAGATTCGAGGGAACGAAGAGGAGCTGCTTCAGAAAGCCTTCCCTTTGGAGCGTGCTATCTGCACCCTTCCCAATCAGCGACCCAAAATCCACAGAAG GTGTTACAACAAGATCAAAAAAGGGCAAGAGGGAAAGGGACCGCACCAGAGAAGCATCGGCAAAGGGCTCCGGTGGAAGATCGGGGCGCCGTTCGTCAGGCAGCGGGAGGAGCGGTGACCGCAGAAACAAGACAAAGTCAAAGCAGAAGCTGGTGCAGCTATCAGCATCCGGCGACGTCCTCGGCAGAGCCGCCGAGCCATCTCCAGCACCGTCAGCGCAGGAGCGCCCGGGGCCATCGACAGGCACCTCAGGCGCAGCGACAATCGCTCGGCAACCAGGAGCTGGTCCCGGGAACGCCACCCAGCGATCCACCCATCCCGTGATGCCAGCAAGCCTGCCTGGAATAGACGAAGACATGTTGGACGTCCCGGTGGGTCTCGACGTGCAGGAAGGCGGCGATTTCAGCTCGTGGTTCCCTGATGGTCTTGACGATTCGTTGCCTCAGGACTGCGACTTCTCAGGCGTCCTCGAGGTCCCCGACGACGACCTGACACAGCTCGGGTTCATGTGA